CCTCGGTGACATCTCCACCGGTTCAGTCGGCAGCCCCGACGGCTGGTCAACAGTATTTGTCAGGTCCAAGATCGGTGACTCGGTCTGGGGCAAGGCAATGGCAGCAGGTGTCTTTGAGACCCAGCCCATCGAGAAGGTCAAGCCAGGTCTTGAACTCGTGACCAAGCTCGCAAACGAGAAGATCACGAAGAACAAGGCAACCCTTGCAGCTCGTGCAACCTTCGGTGTGGGCAAGGCTCTCAGGAACCCATACCTCTAATTTTTTTTATCCGTCCGACAGCAGTCTGCCACCATCTGGCAGTCGTGCATTCCAGGAAAGATTTCCGTTCACATTTCTGAATGTGTTTTATTGTAAATGCCGTACCACAGGTCACCCATATATGAGATCTGTCGACATTTGCAGCGCCATACGACCCGACAAGCCGGTTACGAATCATTCCCGGATAAAGGTTCAATCACACCATGGTTGCGTGCGCACACGTTCCCGGTTTGATTGATCGGTCAGCTTCTTGTAAAGTATCATAAAATAGCCTGTATTCTGTCTTGTACAGGCGGGTCTCCTCATCAGAGAATACGGGTGAGGGGAAACCCGTTGCCATATCCGATGATACGCTCTTCAGCGCGTGAATAAGAATATCCCCCGGATGGGCCAATAAACCGCCGGTAGGTTTATTTAAACCCGTAAGATACCTGGCCAAAAGAAGGGATAACGAAACAAAAACACGTCGTCCTGATGAGCAGGCGAACGTCAATCCCGACAAGAGCCTGCAAAATAACCCGGGAGTGGAAAATAGTCATCGCAATGACGTCATCCGTTAAAGAGGGTAACAGGTTTGTTGAAATCCTCATTCATATTGGTTGCTTATACTCCATAGGAAAGGAGCGTGACCCCCTCTCCCCCGGCGGGGAGACAGCCCGGGGGGAGAGCCCCTTGACCAAAGAGAAAATGCCGGTCTCACGTCTGGGTTTCAGCAGAGCCCCCATTTTCAACCAAACCTTGATGGAAAAATTTCAATCGCGATCATGATCGCGTTTGAAAATCTGATCCGGATCAATCGAACCTTGATTTTTATTTTTCAATCGAACCTTGATTTCAAATTTTCAACCAGACCTTGATTAAAAAAAATTTACTACACCATGATTGAAAAGCCGTTCCTGTGATCGGACTTCCGTCGTGAACGGGGGGTGTACACTAGTGAACAGGTACTTAACTTTTCATCATCAAACCTTGATGAATTTTTTTTTTGCAGACTTCGATTTTTTATTTTCAATCAAGGTTTGATTTCAAAAAGTTCATCGCGATCATGATCGCGATTGAAAAACGATTACGGATCAACCAGACCTTGATTGAAATAATTTCAGCAGACCCTGGTTGAAATGAATTATTTTGTGATTCAGATTATTGTTCCCGTCGTGTCACGGTCACCGGTTCGATCATGGCATTGATCAACAGATCAAACTCCACGGTATCCAGCCAGCCGGCTTTCTCGAACATATTCTGGAAACAGACCCCGGCCAGTTTCGCATTGTCATAGCGGGCGGCAAGATCGCGCACCTGCTCTTTAGTGACCGGCATGTACGGCATTGCAAGCCCACCCATGATGACAAGAACGCGGGGTTTCACCACGGCTGGTTCCCTGCTCACCTGCATACCGGCATCAGGTACCTCGTGCAGTTTTTTTGCCTTTCCCTCATCGAGCAGGGGAACATAGACCTGTTCGAAATACAGTCCCCGTACAGCAATTGCAAGCAGTTCTACAAACGGCGTGCAGGTCCCGACACAGCCGTAATAGACGATCTGGTCGCCCGGGAACAGGCCAAGGGACTGGAGATATTCCTTGAACGGGCGCAGGATTCCGGTAACCCCGTGCAGGGGGAAAGGTGTTGTCATGATCGATCATAACGTCGGCCATGGGACCGATAAAGGATTGCCCCCGGTGATCCCGCGTGTTATGAAACTGCTCTCACCGGAACCGCCCATCCGACCGGACAGACTCGGCATTTTTGGCAACCGATTCAAGCCACCCGCAGCACGAATCCGGATACGCATCGAACGCAGGCACATAAGGCTTGATATCAAGGAGCGGTGTGCCGTCCAGGACATCCACGTCATCCACAACGAGTGTTGAACCGTTCACGGATACCAGCCGCACAACAGAAAGGCCAATCGCATTCGGGCGACGGGGGGAACGGGTAGCAAAGATGCCCCGGTGTGCCGGGTCCAGAAACGGCTTCACGTGCAGGTCGTGACCAGTACATTTATGGAAGGAATAGATGAGAATGATCCGGGCAAACCCGTCAAGATCCTTCAGTCCTCCGGCGAACCGGTCCGCAATCTCTACGGTTCCCCGCTCACCCCGTGCTCCATTCGGCTGGATCGGCATCCCGGCAATATCATGGAATGGAGAATGAATAGTACCGATGGGAAAAAAAGTGATCGGGTTTTCATCCCCGCCATTTTGTTGCATAGATCGATGTCAGTACTGATGGAGATGATGCTATCGGAAATTATCAGGAACAGGAGTGAAAGGAAGGGTCATTCGTTCCTTGCCATGATTGCAGCACTACTCATCTGGATCTCCAGATTTGCACGATAATCTCCAATTGTATTCCGGAACTGCTGTTTGAGATTCTTGATGCCGGTATTTGCCTGGAACATTGCTTCATCCTGCTTATTCCGCAGAGCGGCTTCCAGATCAGAGCGCTTTGTATCGATCTGGTCGGAGATCTGCCGGGCCCGGGTTATATCAATGCCTTTTTCACTCAGGCTTCTGAGTGTAAAGTTCCGTTCCTCCGATTCCCGGGCGAATACCTTGACCCGTGCATTCTCCCGGGAGAGCCAGAGCGGATCGGTCACGCTGTTGAACGATATGTCAAATACATTCATCGACGCATCGGCAGTCTCACGCATACCCTCAGGTGTTCCGTTGAAGAACAATATCTGGACTTTGGTCTCCTCTGCAAAGAGCTTTGTCTGGACGCACATGTC
Above is a window of uncultured Methanoregula sp. DNA encoding:
- a CDS encoding DUF2124 domain-containing protein is translated as MTTPFPLHGVTGILRPFKEYLQSLGLFPGDQIVYYGCVGTCTPFVELLAIAVRGLYFEQVYVPLLDEGKAKKLHEVPDAGMQVSREPAVVKPRVLVIMGGLAMPYMPVTKEQVRDLAARYDNAKLAGVCFQNMFEKAGWLDTVEFDLLINAMIEPVTVTRREQ
- the tsaA gene encoding tRNA (N6-threonylcarbamoyladenosine(37)-N6)-methyltransferase TrmO yields the protein MQQNGGDENPITFFPIGTIHSPFHDIAGMPIQPNGARGERGTVEIADRFAGGLKDLDGFARIILIYSFHKCTGHDLHVKPFLDPAHRGIFATRSPRRPNAIGLSVVRLVSVNGSTLVVDDVDVLDGTPLLDIKPYVPAFDAYPDSCCGWLESVAKNAESVRSDGRFR